Part of the Lichenicola cladoniae genome is shown below.
CGACGGATGCGCTGGCGGAGGGTGAGCAGGCCCGGGTAATCAACCTGCAGCGGGAGCAGATGGTGATCGGCCTCGCCGAACGTGCGGAAGCCATTGCAGCGGCGCTCGAGCGTGACTAGGTTGACGGTGCGGGGCTACCCGGTTCGTCAGGCGATTCATCCCCTGAGCCGATAAGCACTCTCTCGGGGACTGGCACTGTCGTGATCCTGGTCACGGTACCTGGTTCCCACCTGCACTAGCGGGTTCTGGGAGGCTGACAGTCCAACGGCCATGGTGGCTCCGCACTTTCCCTCCCCCCCATGTCGCTGACCGAGCCGCGAGACGCCAAGCGCTCGCTGCGTGCGTTGATGCGCGCACGCACGGCCGCGTCCGCGCATGCTCTGATCGACGCGGTGCTGGCCCTGGCACTTCCCGCGGACGCCATCCTGGCCGGCGTGATACCGCTTCCCTCCGAGCCCGACCTGATGCCGGCGTGGCATGAGCTGCACCGGCGCGGGCATGTCGTTGTGTTTCCAGAAACCACCCCGGCCGGCAAAGCCCTGCTGTTCCGGCATTGGCAGCCGGGCTCTTCCCTGCTGGCAGGCCGGTTCGGCACCGTTCATCCCGACGGCCTTGAAGCCGTCCCGGACATCGTGTTCGTCCCGTTGCTGGCCTGGGATCGGCGCCTAGCGCGGATCGGCTATGGCGGCGGCTATTACGACCGTACCCTGGCCGGATTGCCCGGGGCGGTGGCGATCGGCTTCGGTTTTGCACAGCAGGAGGTCGCTTCGGTGCCGACAGGGCCCTATGACGTGCCACTCGATGCGATGGTCACCGACCGGGGCGTCGTGACGGCGGGGGATCGAAGTTTTGCGGATACTGTTTCTGGGCGACATCGTCGGCCGCAGCGGTCGTGACGCCGTCGAGGCGCGGCTGCCGGAGCTGCGCCGTCAGCTTCGCGTCGATCTGGCCGTCATCAACGCCGAGAATGCCAGCCATGGCTTCGGGCTGGCGCCGGCGATGGCGGACAGCCTGTTCGCCGCCGGCTGCGACGTGCTGACCCTCGGCAACCATGCCTGGGACCGCAAGGAGCTGATCGGCCATATCGGCGGTGCACCGCGGATCGTCCGGCCGCTGAATTTCCCCCCGGGCACGCCGGGGCAGGGCAGCGTGATGATCACCCTGGCGGATGGCCGCAAGGCGATGGTCGCCAACGTCATGGGCCGGCTGTTCATGGACGCGCTGGACGATCCGTTCCGCGCCACGCAGGAACTGCTGTCGCGCCAGCGGCTCGGCACCACGGTGCAGGCGATCGTGGTCGACTTCCATGCCGAGGCCACCAGCGAGAAGGCCGCGTTCGCACACTACGTCGATGGGCGGGTATCGCTGGTGGTTGGCACCCATACCCATACCCCGACCTCGGATCATCGCATCCTGGTCGGCGGCACCGCGTTCCAGGCCGATGCCGGCATGTGCGGCGACTACGACAGCGTGATCGGCATGGGGAAGGAGGGGGCGATGGCCCGTTTCGTCCGCAAGATGCCGGGCGAACGGCTGCAGCCGGCGGACGGCGAGGCCACGGTCTGCGGCCTGTTCGTCGAAACCGACGACCGCACCGGCCTCGCCCGCACCGTGGCTCCGTTGCGCCTCGGCGGCGCATTGAGCCAGACGATGCCTGACCTCGCGGCCGTCTGATCGGCTATGCTGCGCCAAGAGATCGAAATCCTGGCAGGAAGATCATGCAGACTTCGGTAAGCCACCTCTTGTCCGCCGTCGCGCTGGAAAAGCTTCCTGCCTTGTGCCGCGCGCATCGTGTACGGAGACTGGACGTGTTCGGGTCCGCGGTAACCGACACGTTCGACGACGTACGCAGCGATATCGATCTGCTGGTCGATTTCGAGGATCTTCCCCTGGCTGGGCAGGCGGACCTCTATTTCGGTCTGCATGATGCATTGCGCGCCTTGTTCGGCAGGAATGTCGATCTGCTCACCGAACGTTCGATCGAGAACCCGTATCTGCGCCGGTCCATCGAGGCAACGCGCCAGCCGCTGTACGCGTCGCCGTGAGCTCGGGTAAAGCAGCAGCACTGCTCTGGGATGCCGACCGCGCCGTCGATCGGATCTTTCGTTTTGTCGCCGTACGGTCATACGACGATTATATCGGCGACGAGATGCTGCGAAGCGCCGTCGAGCGGCAACTCGAAATCGCTGGCGAAGCTCTGGCCGCACTGCGACGAATCGATCCAGACCTGGCATCGACTATCCGGGAATTGC
Proteins encoded:
- a CDS encoding 5-formyltetrahydrofolate cyclo-ligase — protein: MSLTEPRDAKRSLRALMRARTAASAHALIDAVLALALPADAILAGVIPLPSEPDLMPAWHELHRRGHVVVFPETTPAGKALLFRHWQPGSSLLAGRFGTVHPDGLEAVPDIVFVPLLAWDRRLARIGYGGGYYDRTLAGLPGAVAIGFGFAQQEVASVPTGPYDVPLDAMVTDRGVVTAGDRSFADTVSGRHRRPQRS
- a CDS encoding TIGR00282 family metallophosphoesterase is translated as MRILFLGDIVGRSGRDAVEARLPELRRQLRVDLAVINAENASHGFGLAPAMADSLFAAGCDVLTLGNHAWDRKELIGHIGGAPRIVRPLNFPPGTPGQGSVMITLADGRKAMVANVMGRLFMDALDDPFRATQELLSRQRLGTTVQAIVVDFHAEATSEKAAFAHYVDGRVSLVVGTHTHTPTSDHRILVGGTAFQADAGMCGDYDSVIGMGKEGAMARFVRKMPGERLQPADGEATVCGLFVETDDRTGLARTVAPLRLGGALSQTMPDLAAV
- a CDS encoding nucleotidyltransferase family protein encodes the protein MQTSVSHLLSAVALEKLPALCRAHRVRRLDVFGSAVTDTFDDVRSDIDLLVDFEDLPLAGQADLYFGLHDALRALFGRNVDLLTERSIENPYLRRSIEATRQPLYASP
- a CDS encoding HepT-like ribonuclease domain-containing protein — its product is MSSGKAAALLWDADRAVDRIFRFVAVRSYDDYIGDEMLRSAVERQLEIAGEALAALRRIDPDLASTIRELPRAVGLRNTLIHGYATVDHTIVWDVIQNHLSDLRTALGSALRTRE